TCCTGGCTGTAAGTAATTACTGGAATTATTCAAAAGTCCAGTTTATTAGTAATACTGTTCCACTGGCTATGGCTCAGGGAAGTAATGTTTGAAGACTATTGGGGATTGCTGTGAATATCTGTGAATTTCTCTTGTGCCCCTCCTGGGTTAGGCACCAGAAGTTCCTGTTTATGGACTGTTACAAGTAAGCTCAAAGGGAGTTTAACTGTGTAGGAATCATTAATCAGGACAAAAACCTAATGAGATCATAGAGCACTCtgtggaggaggcagaggccATGCATCACTGCAGGATATCAAGATGGATTAAGACTCAGTGGTGCCCAGCTGAACAAAAACTGGAATATAGGAAATTCTATTTAAACAAAAACCATTTAAAACTAGGAATGGTCACATGctggatcaggttgctcaaagagGTGGGGGAATCTCCACACCTGGATATCTCCACTCAAATCTGCTGTAGGTGAATACTGCTTGCATAACTGGAGGAAATTTATCAGGGTTTGACTTGTTATTTGTGCTACAAGCTCCTTGGCTTTAAGTGAGGTACTGTTTAAGAGTAAGAATATAAAGTGGTGAATGTGGCTACTTATAGTGATAAAATACTTCTGTTTACCACTAAATCCATAACTGGAAGATTACCAATTCAGTTATGCACAGCATTGCTGAAAGCTTCCAGGTTAGAAGTAGCCTTTGattcttttatttcaagaaTGCAAGCTAAATATATATTGAGCATCTGAGGCTTGTGacctttaatttctctttaatttcttAGAGGCACTAAAATTACTACAAATAGTTGTAGTATCAGGACTGTCAGACCATTTTCAAAGTTCATATCTTTAAGCCCTTTAAAATTCATACATTTAAACTTCTCTTGCTTGAAACTAAGGTGCTCTACATACTCCTATGTTTATTCATTCCGTTcatgcagctgtggaaacaaagGGGAGAAAGGCAAGAGGTGAGGGGGCAGGTGGGGAGTAGCTGAACTTCTGGTTATCTTGCACCCTGCTTTGTGGTGGTGCCTCTCTTGCTCGCTTTTTGACAAATGCTTGTTAGGTCTGAGCCTGAGCAGCTCCGGGGCTCAGCTCCTGTGAGGCTCATCACAAACACCATCAGCTCCCAGAAACAGCTGATAACAATCTCCTGTTTTCATCATGaatttgaaatacaaagttgtgttttgtgtcagggaaataaagagAATCTGTGTAATTATAATTGTAGAACATGGCCATGGGATAGTTATAAAGAagagttctaataaacaaccaaagaaagcatggaagaaggtttttgaataaactttgcttgcaattacctattataaatctcaagctattctgtagtaagagtctttgaattataactttagaagcttgttttgtattaaagaattttaagctgtagttttagaatgtaaaagGGTTTTCTCACAAAATGATGAAAAACATCCTAGATACGGAAGAAAAATttcagctcgctgatttatggttcttgaaaaaaggaaactggatatcactatcaaagactgatagacctggaaaaaagaagctcgaccccaccacctgggatacatatcctggatgtacatcccGGAAAATTGAAATctgaaatagatcacaatagaGTATAGAAATTGAACAGGAACCAAACACTACCATCATAGATTTATGATTGTTAGATATTGAATAGTGAcgttaaaaattagaaatagaaactgctgagaaaagcttatggatatgtatgaatatagacaataaaataccagcaagtccagcagtgtgcagtcagaagggaaaatccttccactgtacccagcgtgctctttgctcacactttaccatgctaattaatcaGTCATTAAactgaattgctgcttgatatattggtggtctcatttctaacaatgAACAGCCTTGTAAACTGTTTCTCTTGCCTGACTGCTGTAACATCGTTGTTCTGACACTTTTAAAGAAAGTGCTGACCCAGACTGCAGCCAGGATGAAACACGGTTGTGACTAAACCAAACTTTATCCCTGCCCATAAACAGAGGACAAAAATAAGACCTCCTGAGctctcctgagctgcagcaggctgcaACAGCAACCCCAGAGTGGGGCCTCTCAGAGCCAGCTAATTCTTGTTTGCTGTATTCATAGGATTGCTGAACGAGGATACCCTCACTCTTGCTCTTCAAGGCTCAGCCCTTTGCCTGCTGAGGAGATGCAAAAGTATCCGGGGTGAGCATTTCACTGCCTTTGAGGGCAATGTTTCACAGGTACCTTGCACTGATTCTTTGTTGGTGTGCATTCTTGTGCACATATGCAACAGCAAATCtgggagaaatgctgcttttttagATGTTCAAGTATCTTAGATATCTAATTAAATTGGGCCTATAAGGTTAAAACATAAGCTAAGTTAAATGTTGTcaagtgttttcttttgctgagttgTGAAGTTATAAATTAGGTTAAGTCCTATTAAATGTAATTCCTCTGTTAAATTGTTAAGTTATAAGTTGTGAGTAAAGTTGAAGGTATAATTTAAGCAGTTAAGTTTGAGTGCTGTTGGGATTCTaggctgttttccttttcatcccTGCCCTTTCTATCCTTTTGTCACAGAcatctaaacacacacacacacaaatcatttctgttttgattattggattttgctttttttggtttgttgtgttGCTTTTTCCTTAGCGTGCCTTAATTGTCTCATAGAAGTAGAGTGAATCTTGCCAATGAACTTTATTGTGCTGTTGCTTAACAttaaatctgtttctttctggTGCCCTTACCAGTGACTTTTTACACTGTCTCAAATACCCCGACTGCTGCTCACGTTTTCCCAAGCCCATGATTCTGCAGGGGCAAGTATCAAACCTGGTGCTTAATTTCTAATGGCAGTAACACTCCAGCAACAGCCTCCCAGCTCTTCTGCCTTCCCAGAAGTTGAATACAAATTAGCATGCTCTTCTGTACCTTTAGTTATTACAGCAGCACAGTGTGTGAGACAGTGGCTGTATTTTCTGTATGGGAAGTTTCCTCTATGGGAATGTGATCTGAATTAGGTACAACACACCTAAGCAAGGACAATGCTACTGCAAAAACACCAGAACCACCAAATCCATACCACATGAGCAAtgcataaaaattaaatctctttATTTGGACAGTGTTCAGCTGAGcaaacataaatataaaaatgtgagCAGTTGTTTCTGGCTGAAGTTCCTCATCGTCTTATGGGGTCACTGTTCTGGAATGGCTGAAGGTTCCAAAGATTTTCCAAATTTGGGTAAAGTCCACCCATTTTGTGGTGCCCACATCCAGCGCTTGGTATCCAATTTACACAAGTAGAATTGCATTAATACAGCCATCATTTTCTGGATTGTTAGTTACTTGGGCATATTTCCctagagagaaaaggaaattacatGAATACAAAACCTGGAAGTAGTTCATATGGATTAGATCTTTCTATGTTTGCAAATTCAAACAAGTCTCTAAAGTACAGGGgctcaaatgcatttttaaatctaAATCTACCTTCTACTGAGGTGTAAAGTTACGTTCTCAAAACATTATATTCAAGCTCTTTTTATAAATGGATCATTCTCATTCTGagaagatttaaagaaaaaacatcttaGGTTTCATACTGTCCATTCTGTTAAATGAAGTCAGTCTGATCCTATGAAgatcacagactcacagaatatgctgagttggaaggggtGCATCAGGACCATTGAGTCAAACCtcaggccctgcacaggacacccccaaGAATAAATCTCACCAAGTGCCTGAAAGCACTGTTCAAATGCCTCtggaactctgtcaggctgctgctgagagcactGCTCTGGGGAGCCTCTACCAGTGTCCAGCCACAGCCtaggtgaagaacctttttcctgatatccagcctaaaccttccctggctcagctttgtgctgttaccttgagtcctgtcactggtcatgaGAGGGAAGAGATCAGACCCGTCCCTTTGCTTCCCCTCAGGGGGATGCTGAAGACCAGAGTGAGCTCTCCCCTCAGtgtcctccaggctgaacagagccagtgagctcagctgctctcacacagcttcccctgcagcccttctcCATCCTCATGGCCACTCTGGAcactctgtagccctgcattGGGCTGTTGTGGcaccagagctgccccagcactggagctgaggctgccccagagcagagcaggacaatgccctcccttgccctgctgatgctgtccctgatgtccccaggacacgggtggccctgctggctgccagggcactgctgggtcATGTTCAACCTGCCACAGACCAGGGCCCCCAGGTTCCTTCCCATGGCACTGCTTTTCAGCCTGCTGTTCTCCAGTCCATACACACAACCATGGCTGCCCCACCCAGTGCAGAATCTGTTGATGAGGCTCCCACAGAGCCTCCACTGCAAATGTAATTCAATTGTTCATGGTTCACATGGTTACAGACTTGTGGCACTGCTCAATATGACAGGCAAGGAAGTTGAGTCTTTTTTCTGAACTTCATCTGATTTGATTTTGGAAGTGTGAATGGAAAGCCTAAGATTAATACTTAGAGCTCGTATTTTTACAGTTCCTATAactgcttctgctgcagcccAAACCTAACTTTTAACAATGGATCAATCATGACTAGAAGATGAGATCTTAACAATACAGGATGCATTGACAACTAAGAACTTTAAAAAGTAGTTCTGCAGTACAACTAGTTAGACTTACTTACCCCAGATCACTTTGCCCCCTTGTGTCACAAGGCCAAGCTCACTCACGTTCACCTCGATGACTGTACCCTTAGTAATTACTCCCAGTTGTGTATACAAAGGAGATGATGGATTCTTTTTCACACCAAGGATAGGCAGGCAAAAAGTAGCTTTAAGTTCAGGGTGTGTCACATGTGCCTTCTTGAAACGCAGGCCCTGTTGCATAAAGAGTGTCAGAATGAGTTAACATTTGCTTTAAGCTCTCACAACTGATCTAGTTaagcactttaaaaattaagtcCTCATCTTTATGTTCAGAGAGACTGGGAAGAATGAAACAATCTAGAATACAGAATATCATCTGCCTATTGTAGATTGCCAGACTTATTTTAAAACCCGATTAATGACAAGATAAAGCTTTCCATGCATGTTTTCAGGATGTCAATTTGTAGTACTAGCCCAACAAAAATACTTGTTACCTTGGACAATTTCTGTTCCATGAAGAAAGTATGGCAAAATATGGAATACCCATCTCCTATAGCACTTTTTATCTAGTGACCTGCACATCACAGAGGGTACTATACCATTATGTACCATACATTTTCTCTgtcaaaaaaatctttccaaggCTGTGTAAGACCATCAAACTAGTAGTGAGTGCAATTCAACAGGCAGCCTGCATAGTGATTGTTGATTCCTGTGAGGGAACAGGAATGGGTATTTATATAAAAACACCACAATCTCACTGAACCCAGCTTTTCTGCCTGTCTGCTGCCAGGCTGACAGagcccaggcactgctcctgcagctgtgtAAGtaaaggccaggctggaggcacAGCTCTTCCCTTGCATACAATCATAACTGTGCTTCAAGTTTACTTAAGCCAAAAGGAGGGAATTCCAAAGTCCTAGAACAGAGTGGGCTTCTGCAGTTCAGAGAATCACAGCAGCCCCAAAGACACCTCCATCTTTAAAAGCTGTGCGAAGCACCTTTGATAAAGACTTTCCCATGCTGATTTGAGACTTGTAGCTTTAACTTACTGGCATCATCTGAGTTACAGGAATAAAAGCAGGTATTTCAACATAGACTGGGACTGCAGAGGCATCTCCCCACCCCCATGTTATTAGAGGTTTATATTTGTGCAAGGAAACTAACAGGAATGTTCTACATGAGCAATGATCAAGTGCATTATCATACAAGAAACCTTCTTTAacacagaaaatcaaagcagtAAATCACAAGAATTGTTACTTAAACGTTCTCTAAGGCTCTAAAACATTACCATTGGTCGAATGAATCGCTCGTATTTAGGAGGCTTCCTGGTAAAGCCATCTCCAACAAAGCAAACTTTTGTAACCATCCTCTTCCATgccttcttctttctctttcctgtacGAATCACCTTTAAGACTTCTGTTTCTCCTTGAGCACGAACCTTTGGCACAGGAACCTCCCACTTCCCCTGGAAAGGAGGGTAAACCAAAAAAAGGTCAATACCCTTACATGTCACGTAATGAATGGGGATGATTCATTAATTGataaattaaatggaaagggaaaaacataaAGGCATAAAATCAAATTTATGTAAAGGACACGGGTAGACTGTAGTTGTTATGCAACTCCTATCCACTTACTTTAATTAGCACTTAGAAGTTCAAAAAATCAAGATACTGCATATCCTCACATTGTCCTGAACTGTTCAGTTACTCAAAGTTTCATGTTTTAATTAGTCTTTGCTTGAAGGCTGTCAGGTAACCTGAGCATCAGCAATACAAAGTGGTCATTGTTACACGTAATTTTAGGTATCTGAATTTTGATAGATTTActtacagctttttcttttcttttttgtttgatcATGTTAGAGAGCACCTTGGCCCGGGACTGGCCCTCTCTGTCCAGCAGGTATGCTGGTACAGCTCCTTTGGG
This genomic window from Prinia subflava isolate CZ2003 ecotype Zambia chromosome Z, Cam_Psub_1.2, whole genome shotgun sequence contains:
- the NSA2 gene encoding ribosome biogenesis protein NSA2 homolog, producing MPQNEHIELHRKRYGYRLDYHEKRRKKEGREAHERSRKAKKMIGLKAKLYHKQRHAEKIQMKKTIKMHEKRNTKQKSDEKTPKGAVPAYLLDREGQSRAKVLSNMIKQKRKEKAGKWEVPVPKVRAQGETEVLKVIRTGKRKKKAWKRMVTKVCFVGDGFTRKPPKYERFIRPMGLRFKKAHVTHPELKATFCLPILGVKKNPSSPLYTQLGVITKGTVIEVNVSELGLVTQGGKVIWGKYAQVTNNPENDGCINAILLV